One genomic window of Solanum stenotomum isolate F172 chromosome 9, ASM1918654v1, whole genome shotgun sequence includes the following:
- the LOC125877583 gene encoding putative late blight resistance protein homolog R1A-10 codes for MAYADVVSLIQTLKQLMQQKPRWIIGDTRKMIESLLNSAGYFQNFLEKTYMRRQFFGNSEELERVIRIAVNDIENVIELKMHEYNLLEHCSRVGLPRQPLCDDLPPLVEKIDFVKRKMMRFVTNKDLPSRDYLLGHSSSRRVASLNLENVVVGLEDDLMKVMRRLTGPPSGREIVSILGMGGIGKTTLAKKVYHHPEVRNRFDVHIWITISQEYQTRDLLLGILSCIFQLKNEVQNETYRLAVGDEIKESSDDQRMDMIHKKLKYRRYLVIMDDIWSKGIWDLMTRFFPDDNNGSRIILTSRHKEVAEHADPDSNPHEMSLLNSDNSWKLLHDKVFGSQHDVCPCELEKIGKQVAQKCQGLPLALLVVAGHLSKLSRTRECWDDVAKTISKIVASEPDKCLGVLAMSYSYLPHHLKACFLSIGVFPEDFVIATERLIQLWVAEGFLRHERLKSMEQVAQECLVDLISRNLILVRKRRFNGEPITCGVHDLVRDLILRQGEKEKFLKVTRTHDVITRFIDTASKPHVHRYSSHSRISQGDYWNSTSSLTRTLYLFNGLKHAPGPSKQIPFLGRFKLLRVLAILHYTFQDFPLEITKLVHLRYLEFNCHDDLQCSVSELYNLQNLIFGRHSDLPVEIWKMKLLKHLEVKNISSFPVPSSTHTTGSSSKLQNLEVLSDLSISCCSNEMFTRTPNLKRLKLHGAWEECRRDTISQKLNSLYCLTELEILKIICSRKLYPQPLPSKYVLPTSLMKLTLRCTYLPWEDMANIVTLPNLKVLKIKDNGFDGDAWRLSDEEIFNQLKFLLIDRTNLKRWKAGSVNFPKLQRLVLKRCIYLEEIPKDIGEIYTLESIELLNCRTSAAKSVKEIQEEQESMGNDCLSVHIHDKPCKIQTISNDCLLIILTVLVESLNA; via the exons ATGGCTTATGCAGATGTGGTTTCTCTCATTCAAACTCTGAAGCAACTTATGCAGCAAAAACCACGTTGGATAATCGGTGATACTAGAAAAATGATCGAATCTCTCCTTAATAGTGCTGGttattttcaaaactttctTGAGAAGACTTACATGAGAAGACAATTCTTTGGAAATTCTGAAGAGTTGGAAAGAGTGATTAGAATTGCAGTGAACGACATAGAGAATGTGATTGAACTAAAGATGCATGAATATAATCTACTGGAGCACTGCTCAAGAGTTGGATTGCCACGCCAGCCTTTATGCGATGACTTGCCTCCCCTTGTAGAAAAGATTGATTTTGTGAAGAGAAAGATGATGAGATTTGTGACAAATAAGGATCTGCCATCGAGGGATTACTTGCTAGGTCATTCCTCATCTAGGCGTGTTGCAAGTCTGAATCTAGAAAATGTTGTCGTAGGTCTTGAAGATGACTTGATGAAAGTCATGAGAAGACTAACAGGGCCACCGTCTGGTCGAGAAATTGTCTCAATCTTGGGCATGGGGGGGATAGGTAAGACTACTCTAGCTAAAAAAGTATACCATCATCCTGAAGTCAGGAATCGCTTTGACGTCCATATTTGGATAACAATATCTCAAGAGTATCAAACTAGAGATTTGTTACTGGGCATTCTTTCCTGTATTTTTCAGCTGAAAAATGAGGTCCAAAATGAGACTTATCGGTTGGCTGTGGGAGATGAGATCAAAGAAAGTAGTGATGATCAGCGGATGGATATGATACACAAAAAGTTAAAGTATCGGAGGTATCTTGTTATCATGGATGATATTTGGAGTAAAGGCATATGGGATCTTATGACAAGATTTTTTCCAGATGATAACAATGGAAGTCGCATTATTTTGACAAGTAGGCACAAAGAGGTTGCTGAGCATGCAGATCCTGATAGCAATCCTCATGAGATGAGTCTCTTGAACTCAGATAATAGTTGGAAGTTACTTCATGACAAGGTGTTTGGTTCACAACATGATGTTTGTCCCTGTGAATTAGAGAAAATCGGAAAGCAAGTAGCACAAAAGTGCCAAGGACTACCATTAGCTCTTCTAGTGGTTGCAGGGCATCTCTCCAAACTTTCTAGAACACGAGAATGTTGGGATGATGTTGCCAAAACTATTAGTAAAATTGTTGCTAGTGAACCAGATAAATGTCTTGGAGTGCTTGCTATGAGTTATAGTTATTTGCCTCATCACCTAAAAGCATGCTTCCTTTCTATAGGAGTGTTCCCGGAAGATTTTGTGATTGCAACCGAGAGACTAATCCAGTTATGGGTTGCTGAAGGTTTTCTAAGACATGAAAGGCTCAAAAGTATGGAACAAGTAGCACAAGAATGCTTGGTGGATCTTATTAGTAGGAACTTGATATTGGTTAGAAAGAGGAGATTTAATGGTGAGCCTATAACATGTGGAGTTCATGATCTGGTGCGCGACTTGATTCTAAGACAAGGTGAGAAGGAGAAGTTTTTGAAGGTTACAAGAACTCATGATGTTATTACAAGATTCATTGATACAGCTAGTAAGCCTCATGTTCATCGCTACAGTTCACATTCTCGGATTTCTCAGGGGGATTACTGGAATTCAACATCTAGTCTCACCCGAACATTGTACTTATTCAATGGACTAAAACATGCACCGGGCCCTTCTAAACAAATAcctttcttggggcgtttcaaACTTCTAAGAGTGCTGGCAATCCTTCATTATACATTTCAAGATTTCCCTCTTGAGATAACAAAATTAGTACATCTCAGATACCTTGAATTCAACTGTCATGATGATCTTCAATGCTCAGTATCAGAGCTTTACAATCTGCAGAATTTGATTTTCGGACGACACTCTGATTTACCAGTGGAGATTTGGAAGATGAAACTTTTGAAGCATCTTGAGGTAAAAAATATCTCTTCATTTCCTGTTCCATCAAGTACGCATACGACAGGGTCTAGTTCCAAGTTACAAAATCTTGAGGTACTTTCAGATTTAAGTATTTCTTGCTGTAGTAATGAAATGTTCACTCGTACTCCGAATCTAAAGAGGCTCAAACTTCATGGAGCTTGGGAAGAATGCAGAAGAGATACGATATCTCAGAAGCTCAATAGCCTCTACTGTTTAACTGAACTTGAAATATTGAAGATCATATGCTCCAGAAAATTATACCCTCAGCCACTGCCAAGTAAGTATGTTCTGCCTACATCTCTGATGAAGTTAACTTTACGATGTACTTATTTACCATGGGAAGACATGGCAAATATCGTTACGTTGCCAAACCTCAAAGTGCTTAAAATCAAAGACAATGGATTTGATGGTGATGCATGGAGATTAAGTGATGAAGAAATCTTCAATCAACTTAAATTCCTCCTAATTGATAGGACAAATCTGAAACGCTGGAAAGCTGGCAGTGTTAACTTTCCAAAACTGCAACGCTTAGTTCTGAAAAGATGCATTTACCTGGAGGAAATCCCTAAAGACATTGGGGAAATTTATACCTTGGAGTCAATAGAGTTGCTTAATTGCAGAACTTCAGCAGCGAAATCCGTCAAAGAAATTCAAGAAGAGCAAGAGAGCATGGGAAATGATTGCCTTAGTGTCCATATCCACGACAAACCTTGTAAGATTCAAACAATTTCAAATGACTGCTTGCTAATCATTTTGACTGTATT GGTGGAATCATTAAATGCTTAG
- the LOC125877896 gene encoding nudix hydrolase 20, chloroplastic-like encodes MSCNYLYRSVSHRLPNFICYTPIAPTIFSHKSPFCPSRRRRQSRSFSISACNSFTWDDVFRVPESPQNDDSALSGFFDKIKLCNRDLEKQCEFMPFVIEDQIIGYVHHGFADFLKPFQNVFIFPQDNTYGSHFGCYCTLHPNLSTPNDRTKAVANVVKSLGELIPGIRNELFPVASAFGEHIFFALERAAAPYFGIKAYGVHMNGYLEKDGKEFLWLGKRSEQKTTYPGMLDHLVAGGLPHDISCGENLIKECEEEAGIPRSISHTAKPVGAVSYVDIEGYRMKRDVLFCYDLKLPDGFIPHNEDGEVESFRLVPVTKVANIIRNTSFFKANCNLVITDFLFRHGHIKPEVFGYLKLLQSLRSGYCS; translated from the exons ATGAGTTGCAATTACTTGTATCGCTCCGTTTCTCACAGACTCCCTAACTTTATTTGTTATACCCCAATTGCCCCTACCATTTTCAGTCATAAATCCCCATTTTGCCCTTCCCGGCGACGGCGACAATCCCGTTCATTTTCCATCTCCGCCTGCAATAGCTTCACCTGGGACGACGTTTTCCGAGTACCGGAATCTCCTCAAAATGACGACTCTGCCCTCTCTGGTTTTTTCGATAAAATCAAGCTTTGTAATCGCGATTTG GAGAAGCAATGTGAGTTCATGCCTTTCGTGATTGAGGACCAAATAATTGGCTACGTTCACCATGG GTTTGCTGATTTTCTGAAGCCATTTCAGAATGTATTCATTTTCCCACAAGATAATACCTATGGTAGTCATTTTGGATGTTACTGCACTTTACATCCAAACCTGAGTACACCCAACGATCGAACCAAAGCGGTAGCCAATGTCGTTAAGTCTTTGGGCGAACTGATCCCCGGCATAAGAAATGAG TTATTTCCGGTCGCTTCAGCTTTCGGGGAACACATATTTTTTGCACTGGAACGAGCTGCTGCGCCATACTTTGGGATAAAG GCTTATGGAGTTCATATGAATGGCTATCTTGAGAAAGATGGGAAGGAATTTTTATGGCTAGGAAAGAGAAGTGAACAAAAAACCACCTATCCTGGAATGCTTGATCATTTAGTCGCTGGGGGATTG CCACATGATATTTCTTGTGGAGAAAATCTTATTAAGGAATGTGAAGAGGAAGCAGGGATACCAAGATCTATTTCCCATAC CGCTAAGCCAGTTGGAGCTGTGTCCTACGTTGACATAGAAGGATATAGGATGAAGAGAGATGTCCTCTTTTGTTATGATCTTAAGCTTCCTGACGGCTTCATTCCTCATAACGAGG ATGGGGAGGTAGAAAGCTTTCGATTGGTCCCAGTCACAAAAGTTGCAAATATCATTCGAAACACATCGTTCTTCAAAGCAAATTGCAATCTTGTCATTACTGATTTCCTTTTCCGGCATGG GCACATCAAACCAGAAGTGTTTGGGTACCTGAAGCTACTGCAGAGTTTGAGAAGTGGATATTGCTCCTAA